TTATGCCCATCACGCGATTGGTGGCAAGACTCCGGTAAATTTATTTGAAGGTTTCTTGTCAGGACTGGCTCACCCTGTTATCGGTTTAGATCATTTAGCTTTTGTCGTGGCAATTGGATTACTTGCAGTCGGACAGCGGCGCGGTGCTTTAATTCCGGCTGGGTTTGTCGTGGCGGCGATGTTGGGGACAGTTATTCACGTCTTCCAAATCGATTTACCTGCGGCTGAGGTCGCGATCGCAGTTTCTGTTATCATCTTTGGGGCAATGCTGGTGTGGCGAGATCGTCCTCATTGGTTGATAACATTGGGGTTGGGTGCGATCGCGGGATTGTTTCACGGTTACGCTTACGGAGAAGCTATTATCGGGGCGCAAATGTTTCCTCTATTTGCTTACTTGTTGGGTTTTACTCTAATCCAATATGGTGTTGCTTTAGTTGCCTTTTTAGTAGGAAATTTAGCATTGCAGAAATCTGCTAATTCTAGTCCTGCTTGGTTAAGATTATCTGGTTTAGCAATCTGTGCAATTGGGGTAGTGTTCTTGACTTCCTCGGTGATGGGTTAAAAGTTAAGTAGTCACCTGTGGCAATCGCCGCCAGTGAATTAATTCACTGGCTTATAGCTCAAGTCGGATAAAGCCGACTACAATTGATTTCTAGTCTACTTCAGTAGACTTTTGCTGTTAGCCTCGGACTTAAGTTCGAGGCGGGTCTGAATACTAATTGAGAATGCTCACTGGTCACTGGTCAGTGATAACTGCTCCCCACTCCCTCAATACTTGTGAGACAATGCTGTTTGTCGATCGCAGGCTAATTTCAATTAGAATCCAATGGCTACAAAAATTCCCGTTACAGTCGTTACTGGTTTCTTAGGCAGCGGCAAAACAACTCTCATCCGTCATTTGTTGCAAAATAATCAGGGACGGCGCATTGCTATTTTAGTCAATGAGTTTGGCGAGTTGGGGATAGATGGGGAATTACTGAAATCTTGCCAGGTTTGTCCAGAAGAGGCGAAAGGTGAAGATAGCTTACCTCAGATTGTGGAATTAACAAATGGTTGTCTGTGCTGTACGGTACAAGAAGAATTCTTGCCGACAATGCTGGAGTTATTAAAACGCCGAGATAGTATAGATTGCATTGCGATCGAAACTTCTGGGTTAGCTTTACCAAAACCATTGGTGAAAGCTTTTCGCTGGCACGAGATCCGCAATGCTGCTACGGTGGATGCAGTGGTGACGGTGGTAGATTGTGCTGCTGTTGCCGCCGGAACGTTTGCTAGCAATCCGCAGGCGATTGAGGTACAAAGACAGGCAGATGAGAGTTTAGAACACGAAACCCCATTACAGGAATTATTTGAAGACCAGTTGGCTTGTGCAGATTTAGTTGTATTGAATAAAACTGACTTGATTGATGCAACAACGCAAGCCGAAGTTTTAAAGTTGGTGCAACAAGAACTACCGCGACAGGTAAAAATGGTAACAAGCGATCGCGGTCAAATCGAGCCTACAATTTTGTTGGGTTTTCAAGCTGCGGCTGAAGATGATTTGTCCAATCGTCCCAGCCATCACGACACGGAAGAAGACCACGAACACGAAGAAGAAATTACTTCAACCCATGTTGTGTTAAATCGCACATTTGAACCTAATGCTTTACAAAACCAGTTGCAAGTATTAGCAAAAGAACAAGATATTTATCGGATTAAAGGTTTTGTCGCTGTTGCAAATAAACCGATGCGTCTGGTTTTACAAGGCGTGGGAACCCGATTTGACCAATTTTACGATCGCTTGTGGCAACCTGAAGAAATGCCGCAAACTCGATTGGTTTTTATCGGTCGCAGTCTCAATCCTACTACAATTGAATCTCAATTAGTAGCTTTGCCGAACTAAAATTGCACTCTTGTTAGGGTGTGCGATCGATCCACCCTAACAGACCATGTATTGCGTCTAATCTTCAAGAACAATAACGATTTATCTATAGTTAAAAGAATTAAGAATATCTTAATTTTGTATTCTAAATAACCATTGTATAGGGGATGATACAATAAGCTGAGCTATTACTCTATACCTATAGAAATAATCCTATAGTATGGGATTGTAGCAGCCTAACTATCAGGTTGAATTGTATGGATTGGTCATTACAATCGCTAGATCGAAATAACGCCAGTGCTTCACAATCGGAGGAGTTGACGATCGTCGAAACGGTTGATTTGACGAATTGCGATCGCGAACCGATTCAGATTCCTGGTTCTATCCAGCCTCACGGTGTACTTTTTGTCCTACAAGAACCTGACTTAATCGTTGTACAAGTTAGTAAGAATGTTTCCGATATCATTCAAGTTTCAGCTCAAGAATTACTAGATAAACCATTAAATAATCTACTTAATTTAAAGCATATTAATTCGATAAAACAATGTTTATCGCAGGAATTTGATAGTGTAAATCCCTTAAAAATAGCCATAAAATCTCAAAACAAAACTCTAGTTTTTGATGGAATTATTCATCGCAATATAGATAACTTACTGGTTCTAGAAATAGAATCAAGAAGAACGAATAAAAGTAGAGACTTTTTTGATTTTTATCATTTAGTCAAAAACCCGATCGATCGGATGCAAAAGGTAGATACTTTAGCAGAGATGTGCCAAATTGCTGTGAAAGAAGTCAGAAAACTGACGAACTTCGATCGCGTCATGGTTTATCGCTTTAATTCTGAAGGTGCTGGCACGGTTATAGCGGAAGATAAACGCGAAGATTTGACTTCTTATCTTGGCTTAAACTATCCTGCTTCCGATATTCCTAAGCAAGCCAAGCATCTTTATACCTTAAATCTCCTCCGACTCGTTCCCGATGTCAATTACGAACCTGTAGAAATTATTTCTACCGATTCAGATAACAATAAGACTTTGGATTTGAGTCTTAGTATTTTACGTAGCGTTTCTCCGATCCATATTGAGTATTTAAAAAATATGGGAGTCGGCGCTTCTATGTCCATTTCTTTGGTGAAAAATAAAAAATTATGGGGATTGATTGCCTGCCATCATTCCGCAGCTAATTATCTCACTTGTGAAGTCCGTACTGCTTGCGAGTTTTTGGGTCAAGTCATGTCTTTGGAACTGGCTACCAAAGAAGATAATGAAGGCATGGACTACAAGATTAAACTCAATTCAATATTATCAAAATTTGTTGAAATTATTCCTCAAGACGAAAATTTTGTTGAGAGTTTACTCCAAAATCGAATCAATTTATTAGAGTTGACTGCTAGCGAGGGAGCTGCTATTTGTGCAGACAGTCAGGTATGGCTAGTTGGTAAAACACCCAGTGAAACAGAAATTCAAGAATTAATTCAATGGCTTGAACCTCAAATGCATAATGACGTATACTGCACGGACTCGCTGCCAAAAGTTTATCAACCAGCGACAAAATTTAAAGATAGTGCGAGTGGTTTGTTAGCAACGGCTATCTCCAAAAGTCAAAATGATTACATTCTTTGGTTTCGTCCTGAAGTGATTCAAACTGTGAATTGGGGTGGTAATCCTCATAAACCAGTTGAGATACAACAAGATGGAAGTTTACGCTTATCCCCGCGTCAATCTTTTGAATTGTGGCAAGAAACAGTAAAATTAAAATCTCTACCTTGGCAACAATGCGAAATTGATGTAGCAGTAGAACTGAGAAGTGCAATTGTAGGTATTGTGCTGCGTAAAGCAGCGGAATTAGCACGAATTAATAGTGAGTTAGAACGGACTAATAGCGAGCTTGATGCCTTTGCATATATTGCTTCCCACGATTTGAAAGAGCCGTTACGAGGAATTCATAACTACTCTAGCTTTCTGCTTGAAGATTATGCAGATATTCTGAATGAAGACGGCGCATTTAAACTGCAAACTTTGGTACGTTTGACGCAGCGAATGGAGGATTTGATTGAATCTCTACTTCACTTCTCGCGGTTAGGAAGGATAGAACTTTCGTTCCAGAAAACGAATTTGAATGAATTGGTTAGTAATGTCGTTGATGTACTAAATATTAGTTTGAAAGAAGAGAGAGCTAATATTCGCATTTCTCAGACTTTACCAATTGTTGAATGCGATCGCGTCCAAGTTAGTGAAGTTTTTAGCAATTTAATTGGCAATGCAATTAAATACAACAACAAAGAAGATAAATCTGTAGAAATCGGCTATTTAGAGTCTGAAAATAGCTCTAACGATAGCCAAATTAATTCCTTTGTTTTCTATGTTAGAGATAACGGTATTGGAATTAGAGAAAAGCATTTAGAGACTATTTTTCGCATATTTAAGCGATTACATGCACCGAATCGATATGGAGGTGGAACAGGCGCTGGTTTAACCATTGCCAAGAAAATTGTAGAGCGTCATGGCGGGAAAATTTGGGTGGAATCAACTTATGGAGAAGGTAGTACGTTTTATTTTACATTGCACGGTTAATACTACGTATTTCAGTTATCAGTTATTAGCTTCCAGTGACAAATGACAAAAATGGTACGAAATAATGGTCACTTCTTTCAAATTAGCAACTCAAGTTGAACGTATGACTAGTAGATCGACCCAACCATTGCTGTTAATTGAAGATAGCGATGAAGATTTTGAAGCTTTCGGGCGGATAATGCGGCAGTTATCCGTTATCAATCCTATTCATCGCTGTATTGATGGTGACGATGCATTAGACTATTTATATCATGATGGCGAGTACGCCGATCTAGAGCGAGTACTTCGTCCAGCAATTATCGTCCTTGATTTAAATCTACCAGGTACAGATGGACGGGAAGTACTGGAACAGATCAAGCAAGACGAGGAGTTAAAAATAATTCCTATTGTAGTATTTACAACATCTTCCAATCCAAAAGACGTGGAGGTTTGTTATCGCTATGGCGTGAATGGCTACATCATTAAACCAATGGATGTGAAAAAATTAATGCATACGATTCAAATTCTCATTCAATATTGGTTTGAAGTCGTGATTCTACCTCATAGGAGGAGGTATTGATGAGTTTTGAGAGAACAGTGCTCATCGTTGATGATTCTCCTGAAGATCGAGAAACATACCGTCGCTTCTTACTTACTGACGATCGCTACCAGTACATATTTTTAGAAACAGATTATGGTGAGAATGGACTAGAAGTATGCAAACTAGTACAGCCAGATGCTATTTTGTTAGACTTTCACCTCCCTGATATTGACGGTATTGAGTTTTTATGCGAGTTAAAAACTCAATTTGGTAAAATGCAATTACCTGTAATTATGCTGACGGGACGAGGAAATGAAGATGTTGCCGTGCAAGCAATGAAAAGTGGTGCGGCTGACTATTTGGTAAAAGGAAAAACCACGTCAGAAAATCTTCGTTTAGCAATTCATAATATTTTAGAACGCGATCGCCTACAACAGCAATTAGAACAAAGCGAAGACAGATTTCGCACTTCAATTGAAAACATGCTCGATTGCTTTGGCATCTACAAATGCTTGCGTGATGAATCGGGTAAAATTGTAGATTTTATTGTCGAGTACGTGAATGCGGCAGCTTGTACTAATAACCGCATGACAGCAGCAGAACAAATTGGTAAAAAACTCTGTGAAATTTTGCCTTTTCATCGAGAGACTGGATTATTTAATGAATATTGTCGGGTGGTAGAGACAGGCGCACCTCTGACAAAAGAAGACTTAATTTACTCAGATAGATTTAACCAAGAATATTTAACCAGAGCCTTTGATATCCGAGCAAATAAATTGGGCGATGGTTTTGTGGCTTCCTGGCGAGATATCACCGATCGCAAACGCTCTGAAGAACGTTTGCGATTACTAGAATCTGTCGTTGTCAATGCTAACGATGCCGTCATCATAACCGCGATCGCTCCTTTAGAGGAGCCAGGACCGCGAATCGTATATGTGAATCAAGCATTCACTGACTTAACTGGCTATACCTGTGAAGAAGTTGTAGGCAGATCGCCGCGTTTTCTCCAAGGTGCTAAAACCGATAAAGCAGCACTCAAGCGTATTCGGGATGCCTTACAAGCCAAAAAGCCAGTACAAGAAGAACTGATCAATTATTGTAAGGATGGCTCGGAATTTTGGGTAGAGATTAGCATTACACCCATAGCGGATGCCGCAGGGCAGTACACTCATTTTGTCGCCATTCAACGCAACATAAGCGATCGCAAGCAAGCAGAAATGATATTGCGAGAGACTCGGCATTTGATCGAGCAAATTGCCGTGACTATCCCTGACATTTTATATATTCACGATTTAAAAGAGCGGCGAAATGTCTATATAAATCGACAAGTTACTGAAGTGCTTGGGTATACGCCAGAAGCAATTTGCCAACTCGGAACGGTGGGATTGCAAAGCCTGATGCACCCTGAAGATCTTGCTTTATTGCCCGCACACTTACGAAGATTCGATGGAGTTGGAGATCGTGAAGTTCTGGAATTCGAGTACCGAATGCAGCACGCTAACGGTGAATGGCGGTGGCTGTGCAGCCGAGAAAGCGTGTTTACCAGAAACAGCGATGGTTCGGTTCAGCAAATTCTCGGTACGGCTCAAGACGTTACCGCACGCAAGCAGGTAGAGATAGAACTACGTCGCAGTCAAGAACGTATCCAACGCACGCTAGAAACATCTCAAATTGGCATTGGCTTTGGTTCATCTAATGGTGATGTTTTAGAGATGAACGATACGCTGTTGTCGATCCTGGGTTATACCCGCGACGAGTTTCGCAATTCTAAACTGAGTTGGCGGGATATGAGTCCGCCAGAGTATGCCGAGATAGATCGGCAGGCAATGGAGCAGCTAGAATTGACTGGCAGCATCAAAGCAATAGAGAAAGAAGTTATTCGCAAAGATGGGACGCGCCTACCAATTTTAATTAGTGCTACGCGCTTGCAAGGTGAGGTAGAAGAACATATTGCCTTTATCGTAGATCTCAGCGATCGCAAACGAGCCGAGATTGCCCTGCGCAACAGTGAAGAACGATTGCGGCTGGCTTTTGCCGCAACTCAGATGGGAAGTTGGGATTGGGACATTTCAACTGGTAGCATCACTTGGTCTGACAACATGGAAGCCATGTTTGGCTTAACTCCAGGGGAGTTTGACGGTTCTTACGAAATGTTTGAATCGCGACTGCACCCAGAAGATCGAGATCGCGTGCTAGAGGCAATTGACAGCGCCGTCAATACGGGAGCAGACTACAACATCGAATTTCGAGTTGTTTTTCCTAATGGTACAGTTCGTTGGGCGCAGAGCAAAGGACAGGTTTTCTACGATCGAACGGGTAAAGCCGTCCGTATGACAGGAGTTGATTTAGATATTACCGATTGCAAACACAGCGAAGTAGAAAACGCTCGTATGCTGGAACTAGCTCAGCAAGCACAGAGAGAAGCTGAAGCTGCTAACCGTGCTAAAGATGAGTTTGTGGCAATGGTATCTCACGATTTGCGCTCTCCCCTGAATGCGATTCTGGGTTGGGCAAAACTGCTGAGGACTCGTCAGGTGAATGCTGAAACCACTGCCCGCGCCTTAGACGCGATCGAACGTAATGCTCAATCTCAAGCAAAATTGCTCGAAGATCTGTTAGACGTGTCGCGCATGATTCGCGGCAAACTAGAACTCCAAGAGAGTCAGTTCGATTTAGTTTCCCTTGTAGAAGAGTCGGTTGAAACTACTTTTCTTGCTGCTAGCGCCAAGCAGATTCATTTAGAATTCCGAATTCCGAATTCCGAATTCCGAATTCCAATCTCTGGCGATCGCGATCGCTTGCAACAAGTCTTGGGTAACTTACTCTCAAACGCAATTAAATTTACTCCCGAAGGTGGCAAAATTGAAGTTCAGTTATCGTTATTAATTAGTAGTCACAACCACCAATTACCAACTACCAATTACCAATTATCAACTACCAACTACGCCCAAATTCAAGTGATCGATACGGGCAATGGTATCAGTCCTGAGTTTTTGCCCCACGTCTTCGATCGCTTCCGTCAAGCCCAGAGTCCTAATAAGCAAGGAGGATTGGGACTGGGATTGGCGATCGCCCGTCACATCGTAGAATTGCATGGTGGTACAATTCACGCTGCCAGTCTTGGCGTGGGACAAGGAGCAACGTTTACGATCCAGTTGCCATTAATGCCTCCAAAGTAGGGCGATCGCACATTGCAGACTGCGCCCCTGGTTTGGTTGCAGCTAAAGCGCCCGCCGCTGCACCCCATACTACTGCTTGTCTCAAGGGTAGTCCTTCTACTAGTGCCGCAGCTAAACCACCGTTGAAGGCATCTCCTGCGGCTACCGTATCTACAGCCGTGACGGAGAAGGCGGGAGTAAAAAATGTTTCTGCTTGAGTCGCACAGATGACACCCTTAGCACCAAGTTTGACGATCGCGTTACCCACACCTTTTTGCAATAAAGCCCGTGCTGCTTCGGTTGCAGTTTCTCGTCCATCTACAGTAAAGCCAACTAATCGCCCTGCTTCTGTTTCGTTTGGGGTGATGATATCGATCAAGGGATAAAGTTCGTCTGGTAAATTTTGGGCTGGTGCAGGATCGAGAATGACTTGAATTCCGGCTGCTTTTGCAACTTGGGCGGCTGTAATAACGGCGCTGAGGGGAATTTCTAGTTGGAGGAGTAGGATCGATCCCCCCAACCCCCCTTGGGAAGGGGGGCTAATAGATTTTTCTAACTCCCCTTGGGAAGGGGGACGAGATCCCCCCAACCCCCCTTGGGAAGGGGGGCTATTTGTTCCCTTCCTTTGGGAAGGGGGGCGAGAAAGGATCTTTAATACACTCTGGAGACGTTCTACATCTGTCTCATCGACTCGTCCATTTGCCCCAGGAGTTATGATAATTTGGTTTTCACCATTGTCATCAACCGCGATCGCAGCGACTCCAGAACTGATACTTTCATCCACCAATACATTTTCAGTTCGTACTCCCGCCGCTTGCAGACTTGCTAATAATTCCCGACCGAAATTATCTCCGCCAACACGCCCTACCATGTATGAGGGAACGCCCAATTTGGCGATCGCAACTGCTTGATTTGCGCCTTTTCCCCCTGGCGCGGTGACAAAACTATGTCCCGTCAGAGTTTCTCCAGGTAAAGGTAATCTGGGTGTTTTACTAACTAGATCGATATTGATACTACCGAATACGATAATAGAGTTCATATTACGTCTCAATCGAAGAAAATAGCTTTTTTACAGATAATAATGCCAGAAGCCTCTCCTAGAGAAATTCAAGTTTATGCAACTCCAGATGGGAAATATCCTTTCATAGAATGGTTAGAGTCTCTACGAGACAGTAACGCTAGAGCTAAAATTAAAGCAAGGCTCGATCGCGTTGAAACTGCTAATCTTGGGGACTATAAAGCAGTTGGGAAAGGCGTGTGTGAGTTGAAAATAGATTATGGTTCTGGTTATAGAGTTTATTTTGGACAAGTAGGAACGACGTTGATTCTACTTTTATGTGAAGGAGATAAGAGTACTCAAGAAAAAGACATCCCCCAAGCTATTCAATATTGGACAGACTATGGAAACAGATAAAATGCTGAAAAATATTAGCTACCACAGTTACCTAATTGAGTCTTTAAAAGAACCATCTGAGGCTAGTGCCTACTTCAAAGCTGTTTTAGCAGAAGGAAGTGTAGAACTGCTTCAAAAAGCCATAGACAATCTAATTGAAGCAGGCTATAACAATTTAGCGATCGCTTTGGATTTACAACAGTTAAATAACTCCACTCTGTTGTCAGCAATGACTACCAAAGTAGAAACAAAAAACTTATTTCAAACAGCCGATCTTGAATTGAAACAACGAGTTTAATCGAATCCGATAACGACTCCCTACTCCTGTACGGGCAAGTTTATCCGAAATATCTGTCAGTATCAACCCCTTGATAAACCCGCCCCTACGATTCCC
This window of the Chroococcidiopsis thermalis PCC 7203 genome carries:
- a CDS encoding HupE/UreJ family protein; amino-acid sequence: MMSKDLMSKILQLFWRYLGLIATALTIAFFAIPQPAYAHHAIGGKTPVNLFEGFLSGLAHPVIGLDHLAFVVAIGLLAVGQRRGALIPAGFVVAAMLGTVIHVFQIDLPAAEVAIAVSVIIFGAMLVWRDRPHWLITLGLGAIAGLFHGYAYGEAIIGAQMFPLFAYLLGFTLIQYGVALVAFLVGNLALQKSANSSPAWLRLSGLAICAIGVVFLTSSVMG
- the cobW gene encoding cobalamin biosynthesis protein CobW, with protein sequence MATKIPVTVVTGFLGSGKTTLIRHLLQNNQGRRIAILVNEFGELGIDGELLKSCQVCPEEAKGEDSLPQIVELTNGCLCCTVQEEFLPTMLELLKRRDSIDCIAIETSGLALPKPLVKAFRWHEIRNAATVDAVVTVVDCAAVAAGTFASNPQAIEVQRQADESLEHETPLQELFEDQLACADLVVLNKTDLIDATTQAEVLKLVQQELPRQVKMVTSDRGQIEPTILLGFQAAAEDDLSNRPSHHDTEEDHEHEEEITSTHVVLNRTFEPNALQNQLQVLAKEQDIYRIKGFVAVANKPMRLVLQGVGTRFDQFYDRLWQPEEMPQTRLVFIGRSLNPTTIESQLVALPN
- a CDS encoding ATP-binding protein codes for the protein MDWSLQSLDRNNASASQSEELTIVETVDLTNCDREPIQIPGSIQPHGVLFVLQEPDLIVVQVSKNVSDIIQVSAQELLDKPLNNLLNLKHINSIKQCLSQEFDSVNPLKIAIKSQNKTLVFDGIIHRNIDNLLVLEIESRRTNKSRDFFDFYHLVKNPIDRMQKVDTLAEMCQIAVKEVRKLTNFDRVMVYRFNSEGAGTVIAEDKREDLTSYLGLNYPASDIPKQAKHLYTLNLLRLVPDVNYEPVEIISTDSDNNKTLDLSLSILRSVSPIHIEYLKNMGVGASMSISLVKNKKLWGLIACHHSAANYLTCEVRTACEFLGQVMSLELATKEDNEGMDYKIKLNSILSKFVEIIPQDENFVESLLQNRINLLELTASEGAAICADSQVWLVGKTPSETEIQELIQWLEPQMHNDVYCTDSLPKVYQPATKFKDSASGLLATAISKSQNDYILWFRPEVIQTVNWGGNPHKPVEIQQDGSLRLSPRQSFELWQETVKLKSLPWQQCEIDVAVELRSAIVGIVLRKAAELARINSELERTNSELDAFAYIASHDLKEPLRGIHNYSSFLLEDYADILNEDGAFKLQTLVRLTQRMEDLIESLLHFSRLGRIELSFQKTNLNELVSNVVDVLNISLKEERANIRISQTLPIVECDRVQVSEVFSNLIGNAIKYNNKEDKSVEIGYLESENSSNDSQINSFVFYVRDNGIGIREKHLETIFRIFKRLHAPNRYGGGTGAGLTIAKKIVERHGGKIWVESTYGEGSTFYFTLHG
- a CDS encoding response regulator, with amino-acid sequence MTSRSTQPLLLIEDSDEDFEAFGRIMRQLSVINPIHRCIDGDDALDYLYHDGEYADLERVLRPAIIVLDLNLPGTDGREVLEQIKQDEELKIIPIVVFTTSSNPKDVEVCYRYGVNGYIIKPMDVKKLMHTIQILIQYWFEVVILPHRRRY
- a CDS encoding PAS domain S-box protein — protein: MSFERTVLIVDDSPEDRETYRRFLLTDDRYQYIFLETDYGENGLEVCKLVQPDAILLDFHLPDIDGIEFLCELKTQFGKMQLPVIMLTGRGNEDVAVQAMKSGAADYLVKGKTTSENLRLAIHNILERDRLQQQLEQSEDRFRTSIENMLDCFGIYKCLRDESGKIVDFIVEYVNAAACTNNRMTAAEQIGKKLCEILPFHRETGLFNEYCRVVETGAPLTKEDLIYSDRFNQEYLTRAFDIRANKLGDGFVASWRDITDRKRSEERLRLLESVVVNANDAVIITAIAPLEEPGPRIVYVNQAFTDLTGYTCEEVVGRSPRFLQGAKTDKAALKRIRDALQAKKPVQEELINYCKDGSEFWVEISITPIADAAGQYTHFVAIQRNISDRKQAEMILRETRHLIEQIAVTIPDILYIHDLKERRNVYINRQVTEVLGYTPEAICQLGTVGLQSLMHPEDLALLPAHLRRFDGVGDREVLEFEYRMQHANGEWRWLCSRESVFTRNSDGSVQQILGTAQDVTARKQVEIELRRSQERIQRTLETSQIGIGFGSSNGDVLEMNDTLLSILGYTRDEFRNSKLSWRDMSPPEYAEIDRQAMEQLELTGSIKAIEKEVIRKDGTRLPILISATRLQGEVEEHIAFIVDLSDRKRAEIALRNSEERLRLAFAATQMGSWDWDISTGSITWSDNMEAMFGLTPGEFDGSYEMFESRLHPEDRDRVLEAIDSAVNTGADYNIEFRVVFPNGTVRWAQSKGQVFYDRTGKAVRMTGVDLDITDCKHSEVENARMLELAQQAQREAEAANRAKDEFVAMVSHDLRSPLNAILGWAKLLRTRQVNAETTARALDAIERNAQSQAKLLEDLLDVSRMIRGKLELQESQFDLVSLVEESVETTFLAASAKQIHLEFRIPNSEFRIPISGDRDRLQQVLGNLLSNAIKFTPEGGKIEVQLSLLISSHNHQLPTTNYQLSTTNYAQIQVIDTGNGISPEFLPHVFDRFRQAQSPNKQGGLGLGLAIARHIVELHGGTIHAASLGVGQGATFTIQLPLMPPK
- a CDS encoding ribokinase; amino-acid sequence: MNSIIVFGSINIDLVSKTPRLPLPGETLTGHSFVTAPGGKGANQAVAIAKLGVPSYMVGRVGGDNFGRELLASLQAAGVRTENVLVDESISSGVAAIAVDDNGENQIIITPGANGRVDETDVERLQSVLKILSRPPSQRKGTNSPPSQGGLGGSRPPSQGELEKSISPPSQGGLGGSILLLQLEIPLSAVITAAQVAKAAGIQVILDPAPAQNLPDELYPLIDIITPNETEAGRLVGFTVDGRETATEAARALLQKGVGNAIVKLGAKGVICATQAETFFTPAFSVTAVDTVAAGDAFNGGLAAALVEGLPLRQAVVWGAAAGALAATKPGAQSAMCDRPTLEALMATGS
- a CDS encoding type II toxin-antitoxin system RelE/ParE family toxin, producing the protein MPEASPREIQVYATPDGKYPFIEWLESLRDSNARAKIKARLDRVETANLGDYKAVGKGVCELKIDYGSGYRVYFGQVGTTLILLLCEGDKSTQEKDIPQAIQYWTDYGNR